From a single Bryobacter aggregatus MPL3 genomic region:
- a CDS encoding TonB-dependent receptor encodes MSIATMLFCAAAIFGQTLGDAAGTVQDPQGAPVTGANVSITNLGTNATRSTVTNDQGLYAFPALVPGIYSIKVDAGGFKSYSRTNLEIQVQASIRVDVTMQLGERSEIVEVNASAAVLQTENATVGTVVEQKRIVELPLNGRNYLSLAGLAPNVSAGFSSAGQADGRQGGDRANQNISVAGMRNNFNRFTLDGVENTDPNFNTYVINPSAEALQEFKVQTGVYPAEFGRGATQINVSTKSGGNQYHGAVYEFLRNDKLDSKNYRFTGAERPKDPFKWNQFGFMLSGPVQIPKLFDGKNRLFFMTNYEWFRQRRNVTGSYSVPTDAFRSGNFSALSGGIYDPLTRAFNADGTVASAQLFPNNTIPSNRFDATGQKLLKFYPVANVPGPPSSNYITALGRPINKDQFIQRFDWVESSKSSWFGRYSRSDENQSAADIFQNGSKIVTLATQWTATNTRVLTNMLVNEFRFGFSSFYNTNGPELAFTRDVVAELAIPGLSSGPAVQWGIPNIAFNNTYSGFGNSSEGPYENKNKALQFINNLSWVRGRHNFKFGGEVRRDEYNQVGNQFARGQFTFDRVATSNPALTGVTGDSFADFLLGNLYQSEAAVSIAKAEFRSTGFAFYIDDVWRVNSKLTVNMGLRYENTPPWEDQTGTLFNGIVRRDIKLSNPFAAVVQDRSLYPYFMRQSPARQNCYEGINIRWVDIETKCDGSLGSRLVQRDNNDWAPRLGISYQLTPKTVVRLGSGAFYSQDTGNPRFDMARNLAGRLRSNSSRTTPNLLWANALGAIAGGVANVPTPYTFANPYDRRTPYTIQYLMNVQHEFTNNLVLEAGYLGSFSRHLESLRAVNEAVPVDPAVSNLSVPNRSAFPNFGRIQLVDNSNHANYNSLGAKLTKRYSAGLTALFSYTWSKSIDTASAIRNQGGDTLFPQNSGCRNCERGLSSFNTQHRFVTSLLYDLPVGKGRMVNVSNGFADALVGGWQVGSIFTAQSGFPITVTNSTDISNTGALFDRPNATGISPQVSGVTTERAFNTAAFSLAAPGTYGNVGRNTFVGPNFYRWEFTSLKNFQMPYREGHVLQFRFEAFNLPNHPNWGNPDTNIQSANFGRIRGTRGDMRNLQVALRYTF; translated from the coding sequence ATGTCAATTGCCACGATGCTATTTTGTGCGGCCGCGATCTTTGGTCAGACACTTGGGGATGCAGCAGGGACGGTGCAGGATCCGCAAGGGGCACCTGTGACGGGGGCCAATGTCTCGATTACAAACTTAGGGACCAACGCCACCCGCAGTACGGTGACGAACGATCAAGGGCTTTATGCCTTTCCGGCGCTTGTGCCGGGGATCTACTCGATCAAAGTGGATGCCGGCGGATTCAAGAGCTACAGCCGCACGAATCTCGAGATTCAGGTGCAGGCCAGCATCCGGGTGGATGTCACGATGCAGCTTGGCGAGAGGAGCGAGATTGTTGAGGTGAATGCCTCGGCTGCGGTGTTGCAGACGGAGAATGCCACGGTGGGTACGGTGGTGGAGCAGAAGCGGATCGTCGAGTTGCCGCTGAATGGACGGAACTATCTCTCGCTTGCAGGACTGGCGCCGAATGTGAGTGCGGGGTTTAGCAGCGCGGGACAAGCGGATGGGCGTCAAGGCGGAGACCGGGCGAACCAGAATATCTCGGTTGCCGGCATGCGCAATAACTTCAATCGATTCACGCTGGATGGTGTGGAGAACACTGACCCAAACTTCAATACCTATGTGATCAATCCTTCGGCGGAAGCGCTGCAGGAGTTCAAGGTGCAGACCGGCGTGTATCCGGCTGAGTTTGGCCGTGGCGCGACACAGATCAATGTTTCGACGAAGAGCGGCGGCAATCAGTATCACGGTGCGGTTTATGAGTTCTTGCGGAATGACAAGCTCGATAGCAAGAACTACCGCTTTACGGGCGCAGAGCGGCCGAAGGATCCCTTCAAGTGGAATCAATTTGGCTTTATGTTGAGCGGGCCGGTGCAGATTCCAAAATTGTTTGATGGCAAGAACCGGCTGTTCTTTATGACGAACTATGAGTGGTTCCGGCAGCGCCGCAACGTGACGGGCAGTTATAGCGTTCCGACCGATGCCTTTCGCTCGGGGAATTTCTCTGCGCTCTCTGGCGGGATCTATGATCCGCTCACGCGCGCTTTTAACGCGGATGGAACGGTGGCGAGTGCGCAGTTGTTTCCGAACAATACGATTCCGTCAAACCGCTTTGATGCGACAGGACAAAAGCTGCTGAAGTTCTATCCGGTGGCGAATGTTCCCGGGCCGCCAAGCAGCAATTACATTACGGCATTGGGACGTCCGATCAACAAGGATCAATTTATCCAGCGCTTCGATTGGGTGGAATCGTCGAAGTCGAGCTGGTTTGGGCGTTATTCGCGATCGGATGAGAATCAATCGGCGGCTGATATCTTTCAGAACGGCAGCAAGATTGTGACGCTGGCGACACAGTGGACGGCGACGAATACGCGGGTGTTGACGAATATGCTGGTGAATGAATTTCGATTTGGTTTCAGCAGCTTCTACAACACGAATGGACCGGAGTTGGCGTTTACGCGCGATGTGGTTGCGGAGTTGGCGATTCCGGGGCTGAGTTCGGGGCCTGCCGTGCAGTGGGGCATTCCGAATATTGCATTCAACAACACGTATAGCGGCTTTGGCAATTCGTCAGAAGGGCCTTATGAGAATAAAAACAAGGCGCTGCAGTTCATCAATAATTTGAGCTGGGTGCGGGGCCGCCATAACTTCAAGTTTGGGGGCGAGGTGCGCAGGGATGAGTACAACCAGGTGGGCAATCAGTTTGCACGCGGGCAGTTTACCTTTGACCGTGTGGCGACGAGCAACCCGGCTTTGACGGGGGTGACGGGCGATAGTTTTGCGGATTTTCTGTTGGGAAATCTGTACCAGTCTGAGGCTGCGGTGTCGATTGCGAAGGCGGAGTTCCGCTCGACGGGATTCGCGTTTTATATCGATGACGTCTGGCGTGTGAACTCGAAGCTGACGGTCAACATGGGCTTGCGTTATGAGAATACGCCTCCCTGGGAGGACCAGACCGGAACCTTGTTTAACGGCATCGTCCGGCGCGATATCAAGCTTTCGAATCCGTTTGCGGCTGTGGTGCAGGATCGGAGTTTGTATCCGTACTTCATGCGGCAGAGCCCGGCCCGGCAGAATTGCTATGAGGGGATCAATATTCGCTGGGTGGATATCGAGACGAAGTGCGATGGATCGCTGGGATCCCGGCTGGTGCAGCGGGATAACAATGACTGGGCACCGCGTCTTGGCATCAGCTACCAGTTGACGCCGAAGACAGTGGTCCGTCTGGGGTCAGGAGCGTTCTACTCGCAAGACACTGGAAATCCGCGCTTCGATATGGCGCGCAATCTTGCAGGACGATTGCGGTCGAACTCTTCGCGCACGACGCCAAATCTGCTTTGGGCCAATGCGTTAGGGGCGATCGCTGGTGGTGTGGCGAATGTACCGACTCCTTACACGTTTGCGAACCCCTATGACCGGCGCACTCCCTATACAATCCAGTACCTGATGAATGTGCAGCATGAGTTCACCAACAACCTGGTGTTGGAGGCGGGATATCTGGGGTCCTTCAGCCGCCATCTGGAGAGTCTGCGCGCGGTGAATGAGGCAGTTCCGGTAGATCCAGCAGTGAGCAACCTGTCGGTGCCGAATCGCTCTGCGTTCCCGAATTTCGGACGCATCCAGTTGGTGGATAATTCGAACCATGCGAATTACAATTCGTTGGGCGCGAAGCTGACTAAACGCTATTCGGCCGGGTTGACGGCGTTGTTCTCGTATACGTGGTCCAAGTCGATTGACACGGCGTCGGCGATTCGCAATCAGGGCGGGGATACGCTGTTTCCGCAGAATAGCGGTTGCCGGAATTGCGAGCGTGGCTTGTCGAGCTTCAACACGCAGCATCGCTTTGTGACCAGCCTGCTCTATGATCTTCCGGTAGGGAAGGGCAGGATGGTGAATGTGTCGAATGGGTTTGCCGATGCGCTGGTGGGGGGCTGGCAGGTGGGATCGATCTTCACGGCGCAATCGGGCTTTCCGATTACGGTGACGAACTCTACAGATATCTCGAACACAGGCGCGCTTTTTGACCGTCCAAATGCGACGGGCATCAGCCCGCAGGTGAGCGGCGTGACGACGGAGAGGGCATTCAATACCGCTGCGTTCTCACTGGCGGCGCCTGGCACTTATGGCAACGTGGGCCGGAATACCTTTGTTGGGCCGAACTTCTATCGCTGGGAGTTTACGAGTTTGAAGAACTTCCAGATGCCGTACCGGGAAGGGCATGTGCTGCAGTTCCGCTTTGAGGCGTTCAACCTGCCGAATCATCCGAATTGGGGGAATCCGGATACGAACATCCAGAGCGCGAATTTCGGAAGGATCCGAGGTACACGGGGCGACATGCGCAATTTGCAGGTGGCGCTGCGTTACACCTTTTAA
- a CDS encoding GntR family transcriptional regulator, producing the protein MSDRIADMIRRMILNGELESGQRIVESRWAKQLGVGQPTMREALVALEHEGLVMRRANQGAEVVSLSSDEITQALRIRAELEELAVEIATESASAESLKRMKAIAKDMMTAARSRNTKDFFAKDREWHQTLWQATGNTFLERMLGQLMSPLLAFLFLRNLRHYAKFDLRASAQAHIDMVDVIASRDTRRARKFAHEKFTLFARDHEGALSQAQAS; encoded by the coding sequence ATGTCCGACCGAATCGCAGACATGATCCGGCGGATGATCCTGAATGGTGAACTAGAATCAGGCCAGCGAATTGTAGAATCACGCTGGGCTAAACAATTGGGCGTTGGGCAACCAACGATGAGAGAAGCGCTCGTAGCGCTGGAACACGAAGGATTGGTGATGCGTCGCGCCAATCAGGGAGCCGAAGTCGTTTCGCTCAGCAGTGATGAGATTACGCAGGCGCTCCGGATCCGGGCCGAGCTCGAAGAATTAGCTGTCGAGATCGCCACGGAATCTGCGAGTGCAGAATCGCTCAAGCGCATGAAAGCGATTGCCAAGGACATGATGACGGCGGCGCGATCGCGAAATACAAAGGACTTTTTCGCGAAAGACCGCGAGTGGCACCAGACGCTCTGGCAAGCCACAGGCAACACTTTTCTGGAACGGATGCTGGGGCAATTGATGTCGCCTCTGCTCGCGTTTCTCTTCCTGAGAAACCTGCGCCACTATGCGAAGTTTGATCTCCGGGCCTCAGCCCAGGCGCACATCGACATGGTCGACGTCATTGCGTCTCGTGATACTCGCCGGGCCCGCAAGTTTGCCCACGAGAAGTTCACACTCTTCGCACGGGACCACGAGGGCGCACTCAGCCAGGCACAAGCTTCCTAG
- a CDS encoding NAD(P)/FAD-dependent oxidoreductase, translating to MKVDTLIIGAGPAGLAAARGARSAGRSALVLDDNWSPGGQIWRGQASAIEGVEFRLQHPVSDIASLPIDYKRLILATGAREMFLPFPGWTLPHVVGAGGLQALSKAGLNVANKRVIVAGSGPLLLAVAANLKKAGAKILLVAEQTPWAKWFRFCTGIATTPRRWAQAARLSTLSFRAGLWPVEAVPSGVKMSDGRLWGCDYLACGFGLIPNLELPRLIGCEIQGGFVKVDQFQCTSIPNVYAVGELTGIGGVEKAEAEGFAAGSETRLQISHEGIVNLLADCFPLRPELRAITTPGTIVCRCEDVKMCKLQALAALRNAKLKTRCAMGACQGRMCGPALQFLLGWQEDRVRPPVLPLKVKDLCSRT from the coding sequence ATGAAGGTTGACACGCTCATTATTGGAGCGGGCCCCGCTGGGCTCGCAGCGGCCCGTGGCGCCAGGAGTGCCGGACGCTCCGCACTTGTGCTCGATGACAACTGGAGTCCTGGTGGACAGATCTGGCGCGGACAGGCCAGCGCGATCGAAGGCGTCGAGTTCCGCCTGCAACATCCCGTTTCGGACATCGCTTCGTTACCAATCGATTACAAGCGGCTCATTCTGGCCACCGGAGCGCGAGAAATGTTTCTGCCCTTCCCCGGCTGGACGCTGCCCCACGTCGTTGGCGCGGGCGGGCTCCAGGCCCTCAGCAAGGCCGGACTTAACGTTGCGAACAAGCGGGTCATTGTCGCCGGAAGCGGCCCCCTGCTCCTCGCCGTGGCGGCAAATTTGAAAAAGGCAGGCGCTAAGATCCTCCTGGTAGCAGAGCAAACTCCTTGGGCAAAGTGGTTCCGCTTCTGCACTGGCATTGCAACAACGCCGCGACGATGGGCTCAAGCGGCCCGTCTCAGCACACTTAGCTTCCGCGCAGGCCTCTGGCCGGTAGAAGCAGTTCCCTCGGGAGTAAAGATGTCAGATGGAAGATTATGGGGTTGCGATTATCTCGCATGTGGCTTTGGCTTAATCCCGAATTTAGAGCTTCCGCGATTAATCGGCTGTGAAATTCAAGGTGGTTTTGTCAAGGTCGACCAGTTCCAATGCACTTCCATCCCCAATGTTTATGCGGTCGGTGAGCTCACAGGGATCGGAGGAGTGGAAAAAGCCGAGGCAGAAGGCTTTGCGGCAGGAAGCGAAACCAGATTACAAATCAGCCACGAAGGAATCGTGAATTTATTAGCAGATTGCTTTCCACTGCGTCCGGAATTACGAGCGATCACCACTCCCGGCACCATCGTCTGCCGCTGCGAGGATGTAAAAATGTGTAAACTGCAAGCGCTTGCAGCCCTTCGCAATGCTAAGCTCAAAACGCGGTGTGCCATGGGTGCATGTCAGGGACGGATGTGTGGCCCAGCACTGCAATTCCTGTTGGGTTGGCAGGAGGACCGGGTGAGACCTCCAGTATTGCCACTTAAAGTGAAGGATTTGTGCTCGAGAACTTAG
- a CDS encoding 2Fe-2S iron-sulfur cluster-binding protein — MPRITINGKAHDVPNGASVAAVLMNLGLSPRRSVQGEARGPVCGMGICMECRVTIDGLAHCRGCQTLTREGMKVLTDEG; from the coding sequence ATGCCACGTATAACCATCAACGGCAAGGCCCATGATGTTCCCAACGGCGCCAGTGTCGCCGCCGTGTTGATGAACCTGGGCCTCTCGCCTCGGCGAAGCGTACAAGGCGAAGCCAGAGGCCCCGTCTGCGGAATGGGCATCTGTATGGAATGCCGTGTCACCATCGACGGCCTCGCCCACTGCCGCGGTTGCCAGACTCTGACACGCGAAGGCATGAAGGTGCTCACCGATGAAGGTTGA
- a CDS encoding NAD(P)/FAD-dependent oxidoreductase, with product MTADILIVGGGIVGAACARMLLNAGRSVAILERDFIGGGATAAGMGHIVVMDDSEEQFTLTKRSRDLWDALVPQMPPELEFERRGTLWVAADEEELAAVSGKQNYYAERGVPTELLDAQQLAAAEPALRPGMAGGFLVPGDSVIYAPCAADWLAQGATVLQGQAVALGDGVLKLHNGDTLSASAIILATGAAAIDLMPSLPLKPRKGHLAITDRYPGAVHHQLVELGYLKSAHSSGTESVACNIQPRKTGQLLIGSSRQFGVTHSDVEPHLLSQMLNRALHYLPLLAEMNVIRTWTGFRAATPDHLPIVGLIPGTRRNYLATGHEGLGITTSLGTAELIADAILGRPGPLSPSPYLADRFPECHV from the coding sequence GTGACTGCCGACATCCTCATCGTCGGTGGTGGCATTGTCGGGGCCGCCTGCGCCCGCATGCTCCTCAATGCGGGCCGTAGCGTCGCAATCCTCGAGCGTGATTTCATCGGCGGTGGAGCCACTGCCGCAGGCATGGGCCACATCGTCGTCATGGACGATAGTGAGGAGCAGTTTACGCTGACCAAGCGCTCACGCGATCTCTGGGATGCCCTGGTCCCGCAGATGCCGCCCGAACTCGAGTTCGAGCGCCGCGGCACCCTCTGGGTGGCGGCCGACGAAGAAGAGCTCGCGGCCGTCAGCGGCAAGCAAAATTACTATGCGGAACGCGGCGTCCCCACGGAACTTCTTGATGCCCAACAACTCGCGGCGGCAGAACCCGCACTGCGGCCCGGCATGGCCGGTGGCTTTCTCGTGCCCGGCGACAGCGTGATCTACGCTCCATGTGCGGCAGACTGGCTGGCTCAAGGCGCCACAGTTCTGCAAGGACAGGCCGTTGCCTTGGGCGATGGGGTCCTCAAGCTCCACAACGGAGACACCCTGAGCGCCAGCGCAATCATCCTTGCCACCGGCGCCGCCGCAATCGATTTGATGCCCTCCCTGCCACTCAAACCCCGCAAAGGTCATCTCGCCATCACAGACCGTTACCCGGGCGCCGTCCACCACCAGCTCGTCGAACTCGGCTATCTCAAAAGCGCGCACAGCAGCGGCACGGAAAGCGTCGCCTGCAACATCCAACCACGCAAAACCGGCCAACTCCTCATCGGGAGTTCCCGTCAATTCGGAGTCACCCATTCTGATGTCGAACCCCATCTCTTATCTCAAATGCTGAACCGCGCCCTCCACTACCTGCCGCTCTTAGCGGAGATGAATGTCATCCGCACCTGGACCGGCTTCCGGGCCGCCACGCCAGACCATCTCCCCATCGTCGGACTCATCCCTGGAACCCGGCGCAACTATCTCGCCACCGGACATGAAGGCCTCGGCATTACCACCTCGCTTGGCACCGCAGAATTGATTGCCGACGCAATCCTGGGCCGGCCAGGCCCCCTCTCCCCAAGCCCCTACCTGGCAGATCGGTTCCCGGAATGCCACGTATAA
- a CDS encoding proline racemase family protein: protein MTRVRVIDSHTGGEPTRVVVEGAPDLGRGTMSDRLNRFREDYDHFRSAVVNEPRGSDVMVGAVLLPPDNPENRAGVLYFNNVGYLGMCGHGTIGVVTVMNYLGLIEAGRHMLETPVGAVIATLTPTGEVTVENVPSYRYRKGVECNVDGLGLIRGDIAWGGNWFFLVDAQPEILRIEDVEHWTNTAARIREALHRENIRGENNAEIDHIELFGPSPTGADSRNFVLCPGMAYDRSPCGTGTSAKLACLAADGKLAEDAIWRQESIVGSEFQGSYRWEGDRVRPSITGRAYVNADASLLLDSRDPFCWGIRR, encoded by the coding sequence GTGACCCGCGTCCGAGTCATCGATTCCCATACTGGCGGCGAACCAACGCGCGTTGTCGTCGAAGGAGCCCCAGACCTCGGTCGTGGCACAATGAGCGACCGGCTCAACCGCTTCCGCGAAGACTACGACCACTTCCGCAGTGCCGTCGTCAACGAGCCCCGTGGCAGCGACGTGATGGTCGGCGCTGTCCTGCTGCCCCCGGACAATCCGGAGAATCGAGCCGGTGTCCTCTATTTCAACAACGTCGGCTATCTCGGCATGTGCGGCCACGGCACCATTGGAGTGGTCACAGTGATGAATTATCTCGGCCTCATCGAAGCGGGCAGACACATGCTCGAGACACCGGTCGGCGCCGTGATCGCAACCCTCACCCCCACAGGAGAAGTGACCGTCGAAAACGTCCCCAGCTACCGCTATCGCAAAGGCGTCGAGTGCAACGTCGACGGGCTCGGCCTCATTCGAGGAGACATCGCCTGGGGCGGCAACTGGTTTTTCCTGGTCGACGCCCAGCCCGAGATCCTGCGCATCGAGGACGTCGAACACTGGACCAACACAGCTGCCCGCATCCGCGAGGCCTTGCATCGCGAAAATATCCGCGGCGAAAACAATGCCGAAATCGACCACATCGAACTCTTCGGGCCCTCTCCCACCGGAGCCGACTCCCGCAACTTCGTCCTCTGCCCCGGCATGGCCTACGACCGCTCTCCCTGCGGCACCGGCACCAGTGCCAAACTGGCCTGCCTGGCCGCCGACGGCAAGCTCGCCGAAGACGCCATCTGGCGTCAGGAAAGCATCGTCGGTAGCGAGTTCCAGGGCAGCTACCGTTGGGAAGGCGATCGGGTTCGCCCTTCGATTACCGGACGTGCCTACGTCAATGCAGATGCCTCGCTGCTCCTCGATTCCCGCGATCCCTTCTGCTGGGGCATTCGACGGTGA
- a CDS encoding dihydrodipicolinate synthase family protein, which translates to MNPTWHGVYPALTTQFRDDESIDFDATAAHLDKMIASGIHGVILLGSVGENTALSYEEKMEVLRAMKPVVNGRIPLLSGVAENTTRTACRYAAEAERIGIDGLMVLPAMIYKADRREALTHFRDVAHASSLPIMIYNNPPSYFVDLTTDCFLELAEEKTLVAIKESSGDPRRITDLKTALGNRYILFSGVDDLVVESALLGAQGWVSGLVNAFPDENRILWEHCVAGRWTEAIELYRWYTPLLHLDTKIKLVQYIKMCMAEVGLGSEKTRAPRLRVEGAEREQILGIIRQALATRPKL; encoded by the coding sequence ATGAACCCGACCTGGCATGGTGTTTATCCTGCGCTGACAACACAATTTCGCGATGACGAGAGCATCGACTTCGACGCCACAGCGGCACATCTCGACAAGATGATCGCCAGTGGCATCCACGGCGTCATCCTCTTGGGAAGCGTCGGCGAGAATACCGCGCTGAGCTACGAAGAGAAGATGGAAGTCCTGCGGGCCATGAAGCCCGTCGTCAACGGACGCATCCCCTTGCTCAGCGGGGTCGCGGAGAACACCACCCGTACCGCCTGCCGCTATGCAGCCGAGGCAGAGCGCATCGGCATCGATGGACTCATGGTATTGCCCGCCATGATCTACAAGGCAGACCGGCGTGAGGCGCTCACGCACTTCCGCGACGTGGCTCATGCCAGCAGCTTGCCGATCATGATCTACAACAATCCGCCCAGCTATTTTGTTGACCTCACCACCGATTGCTTCCTTGAGCTTGCCGAAGAAAAGACCCTCGTCGCCATCAAGGAATCCAGCGGCGACCCGCGCCGCATCACAGACCTGAAAACCGCGCTCGGCAACCGCTACATTCTCTTCAGTGGCGTCGACGATCTGGTTGTCGAAAGCGCCCTGCTCGGCGCCCAAGGCTGGGTCTCCGGGCTCGTCAACGCGTTCCCGGATGAGAATCGCATCCTCTGGGAGCACTGCGTCGCCGGACGCTGGACCGAGGCCATCGAACTCTACCGCTGGTACACGCCGTTGCTCCATCTCGATACAAAGATCAAACTCGTGCAGTACATCAAGATGTGCATGGCCGAAGTCGGGCTCGGCAGCGAAAAGACACGCGCCCCGCGCCTGCGCGTCGAAGGGGCAGAACGGGAGCAGATCCTCGGCATCATCCGCCAGGCCCTCGCCACAAGGCCCAAGCTGTGA
- a CDS encoding nuclear transport factor 2 family protein produces MKTRVLLLALAAALCAFAATPEEEVKATIDQWRTAVIKKDKATLDKLVASNVTYNHSNALQENKSQMLAAMLSPDMVYSSIDLKNTSYRIYGNTAIVLTDMTIHNAQKGEKKTSPLNVLMVWVKTGGNWQLVARQATRIP; encoded by the coding sequence ATGAAAACAAGAGTACTGCTTCTGGCCCTTGCTGCCGCCTTGTGCGCGTTTGCGGCCACTCCTGAAGAGGAAGTGAAGGCAACCATCGATCAATGGCGTACTGCCGTGATCAAGAAGGATAAGGCGACGCTGGATAAGTTGGTGGCGTCGAATGTGACTTACAACCACTCCAATGCATTGCAGGAAAACAAGTCGCAGATGTTGGCGGCGATGCTGAGTCCGGATATGGTGTATTCGTCGATCGACCTGAAGAATACGAGTTACCGGATCTACGGAAATACGGCGATTGTCTTGACGGATATGACCATTCATAATGCACAGAAGGGCGAGAAGAAAACGAGTCCGTTGAATGTGCTGATGGTTTGGGTGAAGACTGGTGGCAACTGGCAGCTTGTGGCACGCCAGGCGACGCGAATTCCGTAA
- a CDS encoding BON domain-containing protein: protein MTSRRNLLLSIVASPMLAQKTEAELIEKIRKELVTLPYYGCFDFLTFKLEGTVVTLGGYAMRPTLKEDAERAIKDLERISKIENQIEVLPLSPNDDQIRWAVFRTIYRDAALSRYAPGGGFYGGPFSRHRGGGFFGGPFERWSMPANSSEPLGSYPIHIIVKNGNVVLVGIVDNKGDSDRANILANGVSGVFNVKNLLEVDPSQTSKKKK, encoded by the coding sequence ATGACGAGCCGCAGGAACTTACTTCTTTCCATTGTGGCCAGCCCAATGCTGGCGCAGAAGACTGAGGCAGAACTGATCGAAAAGATCCGCAAGGAACTGGTCACGCTGCCCTATTATGGTTGTTTTGACTTTCTTACCTTCAAGTTGGAAGGGACCGTGGTCACGCTGGGTGGCTATGCGATGCGTCCGACGCTGAAAGAGGATGCGGAGCGGGCGATCAAGGACTTGGAGCGCATCTCCAAGATCGAGAATCAGATTGAAGTCTTGCCACTCTCTCCGAATGACGATCAGATTCGCTGGGCGGTTTTTCGCACCATTTATCGTGATGCCGCTTTGTCGCGCTATGCCCCGGGCGGTGGATTTTACGGTGGTCCGTTTAGCCGTCATCGCGGTGGTGGATTCTTTGGGGGACCTTTTGAGCGCTGGTCGATGCCAGCGAATAGTTCTGAGCCGCTTGGTTCTTATCCGATCCATATCATTGTCAAGAATGGCAATGTTGTGCTGGTGGGGATTGTCGATAACAAGGGCGACTCCGATCGGGCGAATATATTGGCCAATGGAGTTTCCGGTGTGTTCAACGTAAAGAATCTGCTGGAAGTGGATCCGTCGCAGACCTCGAAGAAAAAGAAGTAG
- a CDS encoding LamG-like jellyroll fold domain-containing protein gives MDRRVFLLSTASAWAADDSETWVLDRLDRIGGHPTQAFGTPAVIQTELGKAVQFDGVEDALFVDNHPLAGATNFTWEVIFRPESGGRPEQRFFHMQEQGSQSRFLFETRLTGDQWCLDSFVASKAGSQTLIDRKLLHPLDRWYHVAMVYDGTELRSFVDGRLELSAKVQLAPQGPGQTSIGVRYTKVDYFRGVIRLARMTRSALPPEKFLKLKA, from the coding sequence ATGGATCGCCGTGTGTTTCTTTTGTCGACGGCGTCGGCATGGGCTGCAGACGATTCCGAGACCTGGGTTCTGGATCGCCTGGACCGGATCGGCGGCCATCCGACGCAGGCCTTTGGCACTCCCGCTGTGATCCAAACCGAGCTTGGGAAGGCAGTGCAGTTCGATGGTGTGGAAGATGCTCTCTTTGTCGACAATCATCCGCTTGCCGGGGCGACGAACTTCACTTGGGAAGTGATCTTCCGGCCCGAGAGTGGCGGGCGTCCGGAGCAGCGTTTTTTCCATATGCAAGAGCAGGGAAGCCAGAGCCGCTTCCTATTTGAGACGCGCCTGACGGGCGATCAGTGGTGTCTCGACAGTTTTGTGGCCTCGAAAGCCGGAAGCCAAACTCTGATCGATCGCAAGCTGCTTCATCCCCTGGACCGCTGGTATCACGTTGCCATGGTGTATGACGGAACGGAACTGCGCAGCTTTGTCGATGGACGGCTGGAACTGAGCGCAAAGGTGCAACTGGCGCCACAGGGGCCAGGACAGACGTCGATCGGGGTGCGTTATACGAAAGTCGATTACTTTCGCGGTGTGATCCGTCTGGCGCGAATGACTCGCTCGGCGTTGCCGCCGGAAAAGTTTCTCAAGCTGAAGGCTTAA